The Pseudomonadota bacterium genomic sequence CGCCTCTTAGAAAATGGGGATCCTATCGTACAGAATGAGGGTCATAGTCTTGCTCGCTTGTTAGGAAGACAAATCAAATTGCAACGGACCTTTGAAGACTTGAACACCTCTGACACATTATGGAGGTCGGTGCGGTTTGCTCAGCATGTCAGCAATGATATAGCTATCCCCACTTTATACTCCTTCAGGCCAGCTGTGCCAATTACAGTCGAGGGTGCATATTATTTTTCATTAGGGGCTTTTTTGGGATGGTTTGCCAGTTGGCTTTTGGGCAGGAGTTTTCGACGTCGGACAACACGGAACAATTAAATATCGAATGTTCTGCGCTGCACCATAGCTCCTGATTTCATCCACTGATTTTTCTTCGCGGACGTTTATTTTGTAATTCACGAGTGTCATC encodes the following:
- a CDS encoding DUF2937 family protein, with the protein product MKLIFTITTTLLLGALFSQFPEFYQQYLQRVGGQLDGIRLEISDLDQRAASVQNNRFQYIRRLLENGDPIVQNEGHSLARLLGRQIKLQRTFEDLNTSDTLWRSVRFAQHVSNDIAIPTLYSFRPAVPITVEGAYYFSLGAFLGWFASWLLGRSFRRRTTRNN